The candidate division KSB1 bacterium genome contains a region encoding:
- a CDS encoding GWxTD domain-containing protein, with amino-acid sequence MRGPVAFLCLWLTSHLIPAPLLAQSFEEIAEDFFGGPLLEYDAFTFFDESKEKARVDVHFVFVYDILQFVRIDGDSYRARYEVSALLKRKPVEGLADLVSYAQGTVTVTTYPETNSRTQKVTGKLSFWTEPGTYTLELRLTDLESGKTLTRTKKVAVWDFCSPGVHLSDVVFADSAGCRTQRVDDLRPLLDARFSKPESGFVAIVQVVPVPESDSVSVAWAVASRDGRVLRDETFRAAGRRLLCLPLHNVVSRPGRYELRIQARVRSYKAEMRKTFSIAWGEAFVDTSSLDVILGAMSYIARPEDVDKMKSSSRSLQALLLEDFWKQRDPTPSTPENELREEFFRRLDFANRFFSVPELGVDGWQTDRGRIYIVYGHPTHVEKEPAQMQEASYEVWYYSHLRKRFVFVDAAGDGLYRLKQAD; translated from the coding sequence ATGCGTGGACCGGTTGCGTTTCTGTGTCTCTGGCTCACCAGCCACCTTATACCCGCTCCGCTCTTGGCCCAGAGTTTCGAAGAAATCGCGGAGGACTTTTTCGGGGGGCCGCTTCTGGAGTACGACGCCTTTACCTTTTTTGACGAATCGAAGGAGAAAGCTCGCGTAGACGTCCACTTCGTTTTCGTTTACGACATTCTCCAGTTCGTGCGCATCGATGGCGATAGCTACCGGGCCCGCTACGAGGTCTCAGCGCTCCTCAAGAGGAAGCCGGTGGAGGGTCTGGCTGACCTGGTAAGTTATGCTCAGGGTACGGTCACCGTCACCACCTACCCTGAGACCAACTCCCGAACGCAGAAGGTTACAGGGAAACTCTCTTTCTGGACCGAGCCGGGTACCTACACACTCGAATTGCGCCTCACGGATCTGGAGTCGGGCAAGACGTTGACGCGCACGAAAAAGGTGGCCGTCTGGGATTTTTGCAGCCCCGGTGTGCACCTCTCGGACGTCGTCTTTGCCGATAGCGCGGGATGTCGGACCCAACGAGTCGATGATCTGCGTCCGCTTCTGGACGCGCGGTTCTCGAAGCCCGAGTCTGGTTTCGTGGCGATCGTCCAGGTTGTGCCCGTGCCCGAGAGTGACTCGGTATCCGTCGCCTGGGCTGTCGCAAGCCGAGACGGGCGCGTGCTGAGGGACGAGACGTTCCGGGCGGCGGGAAGGCGGCTCCTTTGCCTTCCCCTCCACAACGTGGTTTCTAGGCCCGGGCGCTATGAGTTGCGTATCCAGGCCCGTGTACGAAGTTACAAGGCCGAGATGAGGAAGACGTTCTCCATTGCGTGGGGGGAGGCGTTCGTGGATACCTCCAGCCTCGACGTCATCTTGGGCGCGATGTCCTACATAGCCCGGCCCGAGGACGTGGACAAAATGAAATCGTCCTCGCGGTCCCTCCAAGCGCTGCTCCTGGAGGACTTCTGGAAGCAGCGCGATCCTACTCCCAGCACCCCCGAAAATGAGCTGCGCGAGGAGTTTTTCCGTCGCCTGGACTTCGCGAACCGGTTCTTCTCCGTGCCCGAGCTCGGTGTCGACGGGTGGCAGACCGATCGTGGCCGCATCTACATCGTGTACGGCCACCCAACCCACGTGGAGAAAGAGCCGGCGCAGATGCAGGAAGCTTCCTACGAGGTGTGGTATTACTCCCACCTGCGGAAGCGCTTCGTGTTTGTGGACGCTGCGGGCGACGGTCTGTATCGATTGAAGCAGGCCGACTGA
- the argJ gene encoding bifunctional glutamate N-acetyltransferase/amino-acid acetyltransferase ArgJ, which yields MQGFATQEEFFFPQEAVGNGVSWAEGGLLLPSGFRAAAGEAGIRGSRLDCALLVSDQAASSAGVFTKNCVQAAPVLLCRKRVGKNPFRALLVNSGVANACTGAEGLAAAERVTAGLASLLGCRPEQVLMASTGVIGEPLPVEKIEAILPKLCTGLSRLAGPAFSRAILTTDTRPKEAAVRVALAEGSVAIGGVAKGAGMIHPCLATMLAFLTTDAVVPAEELQGMLEEAVEPTFNAITVDGDTSTNDTVLLVASGASRVKIRQDSDRERLVRGLKAVCLSLARQIVADGEGATKPVVVRVLGARGEQQARQVAKCIANSLLVKTAIAGRDANWGRILAAAGASGVSFDVDKVSLQIDGIPVFEDGRPTRLSTEDEGRIFRRPVVEIELHLGQGDGQTIVYTCDLTEEYVRINAHYRS from the coding sequence ATGCAAGGTTTTGCGACACAGGAAGAATTCTTTTTTCCGCAAGAGGCTGTCGGCAATGGGGTGAGCTGGGCGGAAGGCGGTTTGCTCTTGCCTTCCGGCTTCCGGGCGGCCGCCGGCGAGGCCGGGATCCGTGGGAGTCGGCTTGACTGTGCCCTTCTGGTTTCGGACCAGGCGGCGAGTTCGGCAGGTGTGTTCACGAAAAACTGTGTGCAGGCGGCCCCTGTGCTCCTGTGCAGGAAGCGGGTGGGCAAGAACCCGTTTCGAGCCCTTCTGGTCAACAGCGGAGTTGCCAATGCCTGTACCGGCGCGGAAGGTTTGGCTGCGGCGGAGAGAGTGACCGCCGGCCTCGCGTCGTTGCTCGGGTGCAGGCCCGAGCAAGTGTTGATGGCCTCTACGGGGGTCATCGGAGAGCCGCTGCCGGTGGAAAAGATTGAGGCGATCCTGCCGAAGCTGTGCACGGGGTTGAGCCGGCTCGCGGGCCCCGCGTTCTCCAGAGCCATTCTGACCACCGACACGCGCCCGAAGGAAGCGGCTGTCCGGGTGGCGCTGGCTGAAGGCTCGGTAGCCATCGGCGGGGTAGCCAAGGGAGCGGGGATGATCCACCCCTGCCTGGCCACGATGCTGGCATTCCTCACCACCGATGCGGTCGTGCCGGCAGAAGAGCTTCAGGGGATGCTCGAAGAAGCGGTCGAGCCAACGTTCAACGCCATCACCGTGGATGGGGATACGAGCACCAACGACACCGTACTCTTGGTGGCTAGTGGCGCGAGCCGAGTGAAGATCCGGCAGGACTCGGACAGGGAGCGCCTCGTGCGGGGCTTGAAGGCCGTTTGCCTTTCCCTGGCGCGGCAGATTGTGGCTGACGGCGAAGGCGCCACCAAGCCCGTAGTGGTTCGAGTTCTCGGAGCCAGGGGCGAGCAGCAAGCGCGGCAGGTCGCGAAGTGTATCGCCAACTCGCTTCTGGTCAAGACGGCGATCGCCGGGCGAGATGCCAATTGGGGAAGAATCCTGGCCGCTGCCGGAGCGAGCGGGGTGTCGTTCGATGTGGACAAGGTCTCGCTCCAGATAGACGGGATCCCCGTTTTCGAGGATGGGCGGCCCACGCGCCTTTCGACCGAGGACGAGGGGAGGATTTTCCGTCGACCCGTTGTGGAGATCGAGCTTCACCTGGGTCAGGGCGACGGGCAGACGATTGTGTACACCTGCGACCTCACGGAAGAGTACGTCCGCATCAATGCACACTACAGAAGCTGA
- the argC gene encoding N-acetyl-gamma-glutamyl-phosphate reductase, whose protein sequence is MAAIDEIRVAIAGVTGYTGAELVRYLSRHASVKIVGASSESLAGETLGSLHPSLYGPASELQLVGLERLLETEADVFFLCLPHGQAAAVAGQLAERGKKVIDLSADFRLPNANLYRQWYGVEHPCPQRLAEAAYGLSELYREQIRQARVVANPGCYPTAALLALSPLLREGLVSTKGIVIDAKSGLSGAGKTPKPHLHFVEANESVSPYNAGRTHRHVPEIDWYLTEAAGEKVEVLFTPHLVPMDRGILETIYVRLREGVEAQDLLDCWREAYRGEAFVRVLPKSLPCTKRVAWTNVCELGIGWVGDGIGVLVAAIDNLGKGASGQAVQNLNILFGLDEREGLG, encoded by the coding sequence TTGGCCGCAATAGACGAAATCCGAGTGGCCATCGCCGGCGTGACGGGGTACACGGGGGCAGAGCTTGTCCGGTACCTTTCCCGGCATGCCTCGGTGAAGATCGTCGGGGCTTCCTCGGAGAGCCTGGCCGGAGAGACGCTTGGCTCCTTGCATCCCAGTCTTTACGGGCCGGCCTCGGAGCTGCAGCTGGTTGGCCTGGAAAGGCTGCTCGAGACGGAGGCCGATGTCTTTTTCCTGTGTCTTCCCCACGGACAAGCTGCGGCGGTGGCTGGACAGCTCGCCGAGCGGGGGAAAAAGGTGATCGATCTGAGCGCGGATTTCCGTTTGCCGAACGCTAACCTCTATCGCCAGTGGTACGGGGTGGAGCACCCTTGTCCGCAGCGGCTGGCCGAGGCGGCCTACGGTTTGAGCGAGCTTTATCGTGAGCAGATCCGCCAGGCAAGGGTCGTCGCCAACCCGGGCTGCTACCCGACGGCCGCGCTCCTGGCTCTTTCCCCGCTACTGCGGGAAGGTCTCGTCAGCACAAAGGGAATTGTCATCGATGCCAAGAGCGGCCTCTCCGGTGCGGGGAAGACCCCAAAACCCCACCTCCACTTCGTGGAGGCCAATGAAAGTGTGAGCCCCTACAATGCAGGGCGTACGCATCGCCACGTGCCGGAGATCGACTGGTACCTTACGGAGGCCGCGGGGGAAAAGGTAGAAGTGTTATTTACCCCCCATCTTGTACCGATGGATCGCGGAATTCTGGAGACCATCTACGTCCGTTTACGGGAAGGGGTTGAGGCGCAGGATCTTCTCGACTGCTGGCGGGAAGCCTATCGCGGCGAGGCCTTCGTTCGCGTGCTTCCAAAGTCCTTGCCGTGCACCAAACGGGTAGCCTGGACCAACGTCTGCGAGCTGGGCATCGGATGGGTTGGAGACGGAATCGGGGTGCTGGTTGCGGCCATCGACAATCTCGGGAAGGGGGCCAGCGGTCAGGCCGTCCAGAATCTGAACATCCTGTTCGGCTTGGACGAACGGGAAGGGTTGGGGTAA
- the argB gene encoding acetylglutamate kinase — MRAVLKVSGKLIENPDLLAELGQALRDFRQEKVVIVHGGGPAITDLLQRLGIQARFHAGQRVTDEATLEVAEMVLSGKMNKTIVAALSRQGVQAIGLSGRDAELLAARPLSGENGKLGLVGEIERVRTDLLESLCRLGLIPVISPISAGPDGCALNVNADWAASRIATDWKADSLLYFGDTPGVLADGRTLPELNGEAIASLIREGEADRGMIPKLESAHFAARAGVRQVQILQWDGVDTLKRALREGGNLGTLVRS; from the coding sequence ATGCGCGCCGTCTTGAAAGTCAGCGGAAAACTGATCGAGAACCCGGATCTCCTCGCCGAGCTGGGTCAGGCGCTGAGGGATTTCCGGCAAGAAAAGGTGGTAATTGTCCACGGCGGTGGCCCGGCGATCACCGACTTGCTCCAGAGACTGGGAATCCAGGCCCGCTTCCACGCCGGACAGCGTGTGACCGACGAGGCTACCCTTGAGGTGGCCGAGATGGTTCTGTCCGGAAAGATGAACAAGACGATCGTTGCAGCGCTGAGCAGACAAGGGGTACAGGCCATCGGCCTGAGTGGGCGCGACGCTGAGCTTTTGGCGGCAAGGCCGCTCTCGGGGGAGAACGGAAAGCTGGGCCTGGTCGGGGAGATTGAGCGTGTCCGGACAGACCTCCTCGAGTCGCTGTGTCGGTTGGGGCTGATACCGGTTATTTCGCCGATCTCGGCAGGTCCAGACGGATGCGCCCTGAACGTCAACGCAGATTGGGCCGCATCCCGCATTGCCACGGACTGGAAGGCGGACTCCCTTCTTTATTTTGGGGACACACCTGGCGTGCTGGCCGATGGGAGAACCCTCCCGGAGCTGAACGGAGAGGCGATCGCCTCCCTGATCCGGGAGGGTGAGGCAGATCGGGGCATGATTCCGAAGCTTGAATCAGCCCATTTCGCCGCTCGGGCAGGTGTACGCCAGGTGCAGATCCTGCAGTGGGACGGAGTGGATACCCTCAAACGAGCGCTACGGGAGGGGGGGAATCTCGGCACTTTGGTTCGTTCTTAG
- a CDS encoding aspartate aminotransferase family protein, with protein MAHPLIRAAEEALVGTYARPDILFTRGEGSYLYDWDGRRYLDFVTGIAVNALGHCHPRVVEAIQRQSQQLIHLSNLYHSAPQAELAKRLVELSFAERVFFCNSGAEAVEGALKFARKWAKQKHNGRKFEIVAFENSFHGRTFAALTVTGRRKYRKGFAPMLPGVRHARFNDLDSAARQIREETAAVIVEPVQGEGGIHPARPDFLEGLRELCDRVGAVLIFDEIQCGMGRTGTLFAYEQLGVVPDIMVLAKPLGGGLPLGAVLVKEQVASAIGVGDHGSTFGGNPVACAAGLAVLDTISEPGFLEGVRRKGNLLREGLVELARSRPEAKEVRGLGLMLGLELRVEVKPLVAKCRERGLLLCSAGERVLRFLPPLTVTEQEIAHALEIVGSCLRN; from the coding sequence ATGGCTCATCCACTGATTCGAGCGGCGGAAGAGGCCCTTGTAGGCACGTACGCGCGGCCGGACATTCTGTTCACTCGAGGTGAGGGCAGCTACCTTTATGATTGGGATGGCCGCCGATACCTGGATTTCGTCACCGGGATTGCGGTGAATGCGCTGGGGCATTGTCATCCACGGGTCGTGGAGGCCATTCAGCGGCAATCCCAGCAACTGATCCATCTCTCAAACCTCTACCACAGCGCCCCGCAGGCTGAACTGGCCAAGCGGCTTGTCGAACTGTCGTTTGCGGAGCGCGTCTTCTTTTGCAACAGCGGAGCCGAAGCGGTAGAGGGCGCTCTGAAATTCGCCCGCAAATGGGCGAAGCAGAAGCACAACGGCCGCAAGTTCGAGATCGTGGCCTTTGAGAACAGCTTTCACGGCCGGACATTCGCCGCTCTCACCGTGACCGGGAGGCGCAAGTACCGCAAGGGCTTTGCCCCGATGCTGCCGGGCGTTCGGCACGCCCGATTCAACGACCTCGACAGCGCGGCCCGTCAGATCCGCGAGGAGACCGCTGCCGTCATCGTCGAACCGGTCCAGGGCGAGGGTGGAATCCATCCGGCTCGGCCGGATTTCCTTGAGGGACTGCGCGAGCTTTGCGACAGGGTGGGCGCGGTCCTGATCTTCGATGAGATTCAATGCGGGATGGGCCGGACGGGGACCTTGTTCGCGTACGAGCAATTGGGCGTCGTACCGGACATCATGGTTCTGGCGAAACCATTGGGTGGGGGATTGCCCCTCGGCGCCGTTCTGGTCAAGGAACAGGTTGCATCGGCCATCGGGGTGGGAGATCATGGGTCCACGTTTGGCGGGAACCCGGTAGCTTGTGCAGCGGGGCTTGCCGTTCTGGATACGATCAGCGAACCTGGCTTTTTGGAAGGCGTGCGCAGGAAGGGCAACCTCCTGCGCGAGGGCCTGGTGGAGCTTGCACGCTCGAGGCCGGAGGCAAAGGAAGTGCGAGGCCTGGGGCTCATGCTGGGTCTTGAGCTCCGCGTGGAGGTTAAACCGCTCGTGGCGAAATGTCGGGAGCGGGGATTGCTCCTTTGCTCAGCGGGCGAGCGGGTATTGCGATTCCTGCCTCCCTTGACGGTGACGGAGCAGGAGATCGCGCACGCCCTGGAAATTGTCGGATCGTGCCTACGGAACTGA
- a CDS encoding N-acetyltransferase: protein MERTMKWAEAVVEDEAEVVTDRQQAKVLSVRKARIADAAQIVTLINDYARRGMMLPRSYGEVLENIRDFLVLTDGERVLGCAALHVIWDDVAEIRSLAVADEVSGRGYGRLLVEKLLEEARELGLPQVFTLTYQEGFFAKLGFQVVDKKTLPHKFWKDCFKCVKFATCDEIAMIRDL from the coding sequence ATGGAGAGAACCATGAAATGGGCAGAGGCTGTTGTGGAGGATGAGGCCGAGGTCGTCACGGACCGACAACAGGCAAAGGTCCTGAGCGTTCGGAAGGCACGGATCGCCGATGCGGCGCAGATCGTCACGCTGATCAACGATTACGCGCGGCGCGGCATGATGTTGCCCCGCTCCTATGGGGAGGTGCTGGAGAACATCCGGGATTTCCTCGTCCTCACCGATGGGGAGCGAGTGCTGGGCTGCGCCGCTCTTCACGTTATTTGGGATGATGTGGCGGAGATCCGCTCCCTCGCCGTCGCCGATGAGGTCAGCGGGCGCGGATACGGCCGCCTCCTGGTGGAGAAGCTGCTGGAAGAAGCCCGCGAGCTGGGGCTACCCCAGGTTTTCACCCTCACCTATCAAGAGGGATTCTTTGCCAAGCTCGGCTTCCAGGTGGTGGACAAGAAGACGCTCCCCCACAAGTTCTGGAAGGACTGCTTCAAGTGCGTGAAATTCGCCACCTGCGACGAAATCGCCATGATCCGCGATCTATAG
- the rseP gene encoding RIP metalloprotease RseP, with translation MPVTIVSFIIVLGVLIFVHEFGHFLAAKAVGIRVERFSLGFPPRLIGKKIGDTDYCISAIPFGGYVKMAGMIDESLDTDSIKGEPWEFMSKPLWARFLAIFSGPLMNLLLAIVVFGLLAYWAGVGVPVGPVVGEVQPGMPAEKAGFQPGDHIVEIDGQRISSWEQLTRVIHASAGKPLTIIRQRNGNIDTVSVTPVKDAVQGIGLIGIAPQMRTERVGPLRALASGASYCWYLSKLLGRSLALMATGQVSWREGLGGPVRIAQMAGESARRGFSSFLAFLGFISLNLGWINLLPVPALDGGHLVLLLIEGVSRRPVSNKVRVIVQQIGMALLIAIMILAVINDLIRIL, from the coding sequence ATGCCCGTTACGATCGTATCGTTCATCATTGTTCTTGGCGTGCTGATTTTCGTGCACGAATTCGGCCATTTTCTTGCGGCCAAAGCGGTTGGCATTCGCGTGGAGCGCTTCTCCCTGGGCTTTCCGCCTCGCCTGATCGGGAAGAAGATCGGGGACACGGATTACTGCATCTCCGCCATTCCGTTCGGCGGCTACGTGAAGATGGCCGGGATGATCGACGAGAGCCTCGACACGGACAGCATCAAAGGGGAGCCGTGGGAATTCATGTCCAAGCCGCTGTGGGCGCGCTTCCTGGCCATCTTCTCCGGCCCCCTGATGAACCTTCTCCTCGCCATCGTTGTCTTCGGGCTTCTGGCTTATTGGGCGGGAGTCGGTGTGCCTGTAGGCCCTGTGGTGGGTGAGGTGCAGCCGGGGATGCCGGCCGAGAAAGCCGGCTTCCAGCCCGGCGATCACATTGTGGAGATTGATGGGCAGAGGATAAGCTCCTGGGAGCAGCTCACGCGGGTGATCCACGCCTCCGCGGGGAAGCCTCTGACCATCATCCGTCAGAGGAACGGGAATATCGATACTGTCTCCGTGACGCCTGTAAAGGATGCTGTGCAGGGGATTGGCCTAATTGGCATTGCCCCCCAGATGCGCACCGAGCGTGTGGGTCCCCTTCGTGCCCTTGCCAGCGGCGCAAGCTACTGTTGGTATCTGAGCAAGCTCCTCGGACGCTCCCTGGCGCTGATGGCGACGGGCCAGGTCTCGTGGCGCGAGGGGTTAGGGGGGCCCGTGCGCATCGCCCAGATGGCCGGCGAGAGCGCCCGGCGCGGCTTCTCGAGTTTCCTCGCCTTCCTGGGCTTCATTAGCCTCAACTTGGGATGGATCAACCTGCTGCCCGTACCTGCCCTTGACGGCGGCCACCTGGTGCTTTTGCTCATCGAGGGCGTGAGCCGTCGCCCCGTCTCTAACAAGGTGCGGGTCATCGTCCAGCAGATTGGGATGGCGCTCCTAATCGCGATCATGATTCTGGCGGTCATTAATGATCTCATCCGCATTCTGTGA
- a CDS encoding 1-deoxy-D-xylulose-5-phosphate reductoisomerase, producing the protein MAHDRRPKRLILLGATGSIGQNCLDVVRRHPERFQVVGLATRSRVEALLAAAGEFRPEVVAIADRTAAEAAGHRFSELGIAVLSGPESLTELATWPEADLVVNGLVGAVGLPPTYYAVRMGRSVALANKESLVVGGGLITSTARATGAAIVPIDSEHSAIFQCLQGEEPQGIRRLLLTGSGGPFRTWPRERIAKATVEEALAHPNWVMGPKITVDSATLMNKGLEVIEAHWLFGLPVDQIEVVIHPQSIVHSMVEFVDGSVKAQLGMPDMRIPIQYALSYPERLESDFPRVDFFAVGHLDFEPPDFQRFPALALAYQSARAGGTSPAVLNAANEVAVHAFLEGRIPFGRIPEIIEGTLAAHKQSSGAELSELLEVDRWARQQAEQMIRKF; encoded by the coding sequence TTGGCTCACGATCGGCGACCCAAACGGCTCATCCTGCTGGGGGCTACTGGCTCCATCGGCCAGAACTGCCTCGACGTAGTGAGGCGACACCCGGAGCGATTTCAGGTCGTGGGGCTGGCTACACGCAGTCGGGTGGAGGCGCTGCTTGCCGCAGCAGGGGAATTTCGCCCCGAGGTCGTGGCCATCGCGGACCGAACAGCAGCGGAAGCAGCGGGGCATCGCTTCTCGGAGCTCGGGATCGCCGTCCTATCGGGGCCGGAGAGCCTCACGGAGCTGGCCACCTGGCCGGAAGCCGACCTCGTGGTGAACGGGCTGGTGGGAGCCGTTGGGCTTCCCCCAACCTACTACGCCGTGCGGATGGGGCGAAGCGTAGCGCTCGCCAATAAGGAAAGCCTGGTCGTCGGGGGCGGATTGATCACTTCTACAGCGCGCGCAACGGGCGCAGCCATCGTGCCCATCGACTCCGAGCACAGCGCAATCTTTCAATGCCTACAGGGGGAGGAGCCGCAGGGCATTCGCCGACTGCTCCTGACCGGCTCAGGAGGCCCGTTCCGTACGTGGCCCCGAGAGAGGATAGCCAAGGCTACCGTGGAAGAGGCTCTGGCGCATCCCAACTGGGTCATGGGGCCCAAAATTACCGTTGACAGTGCCACACTGATGAATAAAGGCCTCGAGGTCATCGAGGCGCACTGGCTTTTCGGACTTCCGGTGGACCAGATCGAGGTCGTCATCCACCCCCAGTCCATCGTCCATTCCATGGTGGAGTTCGTCGACGGCTCCGTCAAGGCGCAACTGGGAATGCCCGACATGCGGATCCCCATCCAGTACGCCCTCAGCTACCCGGAGCGGCTGGAGTCGGATTTTCCGAGAGTCGATTTCTTCGCCGTGGGGCACCTCGACTTCGAGCCACCGGATTTTCAGCGTTTCCCCGCCCTGGCCCTCGCCTACCAATCGGCCCGAGCGGGCGGAACGAGTCCAGCGGTACTGAATGCCGCCAATGAAGTGGCGGTGCACGCGTTCCTGGAGGGCCGGATTCCTTTTGGGCGTATCCCCGAGATTATCGAGGGGACCCTGGCCGCGCACAAGCAGTCCTCGGGAGCGGAGCTGTCCGAGCTCCTGGAGGTGGACCGGTGGGCCCGCCAGCAAGCCGAACAGATGATCCGCAAGTTTTAG
- a CDS encoding lipoate--protein ligase family protein, with translation MARERWRLLVTRNLRGSHNMAIDHILAAQSQEHSPPVLRLYDWSPPAVSLGYHQNATEVDLDRTRDFGVDVVRRPTGGRAVLHANELTYSVVLPAGSPYFSRRPEDIYFLLSRCFLRALRLFGIAVQPAGPERRERPPSRSLAGAACFAASARHELKVNGRKILGSAQRRYPCAVLQHGSLLIGPEHLLLADLLRKEPEERQRLRAILSQRTTSLREETGRPLSFPDVAEVVTRAFSEELQIELQPDELVPSEVQAAEAAEHLFKVGGGRVNAEEQAARPDPARRDGLRAWAGFPLLHLQTPRD, from the coding sequence ATGGCCAGGGAACGCTGGCGCTTGCTCGTGACCCGCAACCTCCGCGGGTCGCACAACATGGCCATCGACCACATCCTGGCGGCCCAGTCACAGGAACACAGCCCTCCGGTGCTGCGCCTCTACGACTGGTCCCCGCCCGCCGTGAGCCTCGGCTACCATCAGAACGCCACCGAGGTCGACCTCGACCGCACACGGGATTTCGGAGTGGATGTCGTACGACGCCCCACGGGCGGGAGGGCTGTCCTTCACGCCAACGAATTGACCTACTCCGTGGTTTTGCCTGCCGGCAGTCCGTATTTTTCGCGGAGGCCGGAGGATATCTACTTTCTGCTGAGCCGATGTTTCCTCCGCGCGCTGAGGCTTTTCGGCATCGCTGTGCAGCCGGCAGGTCCTGAGCGCCGCGAACGGCCCCCTTCACGATCCCTGGCGGGCGCCGCGTGCTTTGCGGCCTCCGCTCGTCACGAGCTCAAGGTCAACGGTCGCAAGATCCTGGGGAGCGCCCAGAGGCGCTACCCCTGCGCTGTGCTCCAGCACGGCTCCCTTCTCATCGGTCCGGAACACCTCCTTCTGGCGGACCTTCTCCGCAAGGAACCAGAGGAACGCCAGCGCCTTCGAGCGATCCTCAGCCAGCGGACCACCTCCCTCCGGGAAGAAACGGGCAGACCCCTTAGCTTTCCGGATGTGGCCGAGGTCGTAACGAGGGCCTTCTCGGAAGAACTCCAGATCGAACTCCAGCCAGACGAGCTGGTCCCATCGGAAGTTCAGGCCGCTGAGGCCGCCGAGCATCTCTTCAAGGTTGGCGGAGGTAGGGTGAATGCGGAAGAGCAGGCTGCTCGCCCTGATCCTGCTCGCAGGGACGGCTTGCGCGCGTGGGCAGGATTTCCGCTTCTCCATTTACAGACCCCACGAGATTGA
- the lpxA gene encoding acyl-ACP--UDP-N-acetylglucosamine O-acyltransferase: MAEQRIHPTAIVHPSVELGEGVEVGPYAIIEEDVVIGDGTKVAAHALIARGSRVGRQCQIHFSAVVGTIPQDLKFEGEETTLEIGDRTVVREFCTLNRGTKQSGKTVIGSDCLLMAYAHVAHDCVVGDRSVLANGVQLGGHVLVDHDAGIGGWTPAHQFTRIGQYAFVGGGYRIVKDVPPFILAAGEPLRYYGPNLVGLRRRGFSAERIAAIARAYRLIYRSGLNVRQALRRIPEEMEVTDDIRAIIDFIESSERGIIGG, from the coding sequence TTGGCGGAGCAGCGCATTCATCCAACGGCTATCGTCCATCCCTCGGTGGAGCTTGGTGAAGGGGTCGAAGTCGGACCCTATGCGATCATCGAAGAGGACGTGGTTATTGGGGACGGGACCAAAGTGGCGGCGCACGCCTTAATCGCAAGGGGCTCTCGAGTGGGACGCCAGTGCCAGATCCACTTCAGCGCCGTCGTAGGCACCATCCCCCAGGATCTCAAGTTCGAAGGCGAAGAGACGACCTTAGAGATCGGAGATCGCACCGTTGTGCGGGAGTTCTGCACTCTGAATCGCGGGACCAAACAGAGTGGAAAAACCGTTATTGGCAGCGACTGCCTCCTGATGGCCTACGCTCACGTGGCCCACGACTGCGTGGTGGGGGACCGTTCCGTCCTCGCCAACGGCGTCCAGCTCGGAGGACACGTCCTCGTCGATCACGACGCCGGCATCGGGGGATGGACTCCCGCCCACCAGTTCACACGCATTGGACAATACGCCTTCGTAGGCGGGGGCTATCGCATCGTCAAGGATGTTCCGCCCTTTATCCTGGCCGCCGGGGAACCGCTTCGCTACTACGGCCCGAATCTGGTGGGACTGCGGCGACGCGGCTTCTCGGCCGAGCGCATCGCGGCGATCGCACGAGCCTACCGTCTGATCTACCGCTCGGGCTTGAATGTCCGCCAGGCCCTGCGCCGAATCCCCGAAGAGATGGAGGTCACCGACGACATCCGCGCCATCATCGATTTCATTGAGAGCAGCGAGCGCGGGATCATCGGGGGCTGA